The following coding sequences are from one Streptomyces sp. NBC_01485 window:
- a CDS encoding cellulase family glycosylhydrolase, protein MTKIRARLLAVLVALCGLCGFLTVAGSPTATAAPTLPGSLSFDGTPLTVSRGRFVDGNGREVVLRGYNVSGETKLAENKGLPFASVADAKKSAAALRALGGGNSVRFLLSWAYAEPVRGQVDTTYLAAVTDQIRAFLDAGIRVYPDFHQDLYSRHLFNTGSWYTGDGAPKWAVDLGGYPSESCGICFLWGQNITQNNAVKAGQYDFWHNAHGIQDNFLATAQQTMAYVKQHLTDEEFAGVVGFDPYNEPYAGTYTSGETSRTWERDLLWPFYVKFRARMDAAGWQDKPAFVEPNMFWNGTVSKQEGGLLDVGALGSRYVFNTHFYDQKAISGVLMWGKAENGQYVSDFGTVRDRAAATGTAAIVSEFGHPLSGMVSDKAPTVLKGMYQALDSRVKGVSWWNTPAASGPVLSGSQWQWDIYNGRHHELMNGNPDKVITTADAWNDEDLSAVRLDDSGTVTLRQTSRLLDRIYPSATSGTTVAFTYEDRSRDGSTTLTWNPVPSSLPNTAQLVGSGQYSLLVWRSNGGTAPTELHLPASFPTATTTVVSDLGTVYGPPAYTTTTKIAAATEPGGTGSRRLLLSTTDSGTLHYALVTNGALAPTTALLTAARTELSAWVAQKMG, encoded by the coding sequence ATGACGAAGATTCGGGCACGTCTGCTCGCTGTCCTGGTGGCCCTTTGCGGCCTCTGTGGCTTCCTGACGGTGGCGGGCTCCCCGACCGCCACCGCAGCCCCCACGCTCCCCGGTTCCCTCTCCTTCGACGGCACGCCGCTCACGGTGTCGCGCGGCCGTTTCGTCGACGGCAACGGCCGCGAGGTCGTGCTGCGCGGCTACAACGTCTCCGGTGAGACCAAACTGGCCGAGAATAAGGGCCTGCCCTTCGCCTCGGTCGCCGACGCCAAGAAGTCGGCGGCGGCCCTGCGCGCCCTCGGCGGCGGCAACTCCGTCCGCTTCCTGCTCTCCTGGGCCTACGCCGAACCGGTGCGCGGCCAGGTCGACACCACCTACCTGGCCGCCGTCACCGACCAGATCCGCGCCTTCCTCGACGCCGGGATCCGGGTCTACCCCGACTTCCACCAGGACCTCTACTCCCGCCACCTGTTCAACACGGGAAGCTGGTACACCGGCGACGGCGCCCCCAAGTGGGCGGTGGACCTGGGCGGTTACCCCAGCGAGTCCTGCGGCATCTGCTTCCTCTGGGGCCAGAACATCACCCAGAACAACGCCGTCAAGGCCGGCCAGTACGACTTCTGGCACAACGCCCACGGCATCCAGGACAACTTCCTCGCCACCGCCCAGCAGACGATGGCCTACGTCAAACAGCACCTGACCGACGAGGAGTTCGCGGGCGTCGTCGGCTTCGACCCCTACAACGAGCCGTACGCCGGCACCTACACCTCCGGTGAGACCAGCCGCACCTGGGAACGCGACCTGCTGTGGCCCTTCTACGTGAAGTTCCGGGCCCGGATGGACGCGGCCGGCTGGCAGGACAAGCCCGCCTTCGTCGAGCCGAACATGTTTTGGAACGGCACCGTCTCCAAGCAGGAGGGCGGCCTCCTCGACGTCGGCGCGCTCGGCTCCCGCTACGTCTTCAACACCCACTTCTACGACCAGAAGGCCATCTCCGGGGTCCTCATGTGGGGCAAGGCCGAGAACGGCCAGTACGTCAGCGACTTCGGCACGGTCCGTGACCGCGCGGCGGCGACCGGGACGGCGGCGATCGTCAGCGAGTTCGGTCACCCGCTGTCCGGCATGGTCTCCGACAAGGCGCCGACCGTCCTGAAGGGGATGTACCAGGCCCTCGACTCCCGCGTGAAGGGCGTCAGTTGGTGGAACACCCCCGCCGCCTCCGGTCCGGTCCTGTCCGGTTCGCAGTGGCAGTGGGACATCTACAACGGCCGTCACCACGAGCTGATGAACGGCAACCCCGACAAGGTGATCACCACCGCCGACGCCTGGAACGACGAGGACCTCTCCGCCGTACGCCTCGACGACAGCGGCACGGTGACACTCCGTCAGACCTCCCGTCTGCTCGACCGGATCTACCCGAGCGCCACCTCCGGCACGACCGTCGCCTTCACCTACGAGGACCGCTCCCGCGACGGCTCCACCACCCTTACCTGGAACCCGGTCCCCAGCTCCCTGCCCAACACGGCCCAGCTCGTCGGCTCCGGCCAGTACTCGCTGCTGGTGTGGCGCTCGAACGGCGGCACGGCACCCACCGAACTGCACCTGCCCGCCTCCTTCCCGACCGCCACCACCACGGTCGTCTCCGACCTCGGCACGGTGTACGGCCCGCCCGCGTACACGACCACCACGAAGATCGCCGCCGCCACCGAACCGGGCGGCACAGGCAGCCGACGCCTCCTGCTCAGCACCACCGACTCGGGCACCCTGCACTACGCCCTGGTCACCAACGGAGCCTTGGCCCCCACCACGGCACTGCTGACCGCGGCCCGCACGGAACTCTCGGCCTGGGTGGCCCAGAAGATGGGGTGA
- a CDS encoding metallophosphoesterase family protein produces the protein MRLLLMSDTHLPKRARALPAPLLDELPHADVVIHAGDWVDAATLDLLESRSRRLVGVYGNNDGPGLRARLPEVAYADLGGLRFGVVHETGPAQGREARCAARFPDLDVLVFGHSHIPWDTTAPGGPRLLNPGSPTDRRRQPHCTYLTATASDGRLTDVVLHRLPPR, from the coding sequence GTGCGCCTCCTGCTGATGTCCGACACCCACCTCCCCAAGCGTGCCAGGGCGCTCCCCGCCCCGCTGCTCGACGAGCTGCCGCACGCGGACGTGGTCATCCACGCCGGGGACTGGGTCGACGCGGCCACCCTCGACCTGCTGGAGAGCCGCAGCCGCCGGCTCGTCGGCGTGTACGGCAACAACGACGGGCCCGGACTGCGCGCCCGCCTGCCCGAGGTGGCGTACGCCGACCTGGGCGGACTGCGGTTCGGTGTCGTCCACGAGACGGGCCCCGCCCAGGGCCGCGAGGCCCGCTGCGCCGCCCGTTTCCCCGACCTGGACGTCCTGGTCTTCGGCCACAGCCACATCCCCTGGGACACCACGGCCCCCGGCGGCCCACGCCTGCTCAACCCGGGCTCCCCGACCGACCGGCGCCGCCAGCCGCACTGCACCTACCTGACCGCCACCGCGTCCGACGGCCGCCTCACGGACGTCGTCCTGCACCGGCTGCCGCCCCGCTGA
- a CDS encoding XdhC/CoxI family protein: MREILPVLDRWYAAGVPFGLATVVAVSRSAPRDPGAAMAVGPGDEVVGSVSGGCVEGAVFELAREVMADKAARIATFGYSAEDAFAVGLTCGGEITVLVRPVTPGLDPSFGAVARSVAAGEPVTVATVTDGPAPRGAALAVWPDRTSGTLGTAGLDAAVTADARGELALGVTGVRHYGPRGQRREDAVPVFLHSFAPPPRMLVFGAIDYAAAVARIGDFLGYRVTVCDARPLFATAKRFPPGVEVVVDWPHRYLRGTDSDGRTVICVLTHDPKFDVPLLEVALRRPAAYIGAMGSRRTHDERRARLVEAGLTDRELARLRSPVGLDLGARTPEEVAVSVAAEIVALRWGGSGAPLTATAGAIHQRQRESTA; the protein is encoded by the coding sequence ATGCGCGAGATTCTGCCGGTGCTGGACAGGTGGTACGCGGCCGGTGTGCCGTTCGGGCTGGCCACCGTGGTCGCCGTCAGCCGCAGTGCGCCGCGTGACCCGGGTGCGGCGATGGCGGTGGGCCCCGGCGACGAGGTCGTGGGCAGTGTGTCCGGGGGGTGTGTGGAGGGCGCGGTGTTCGAGCTGGCCCGGGAGGTCATGGCCGACAAGGCGGCCCGGATCGCGACCTTCGGGTACAGCGCCGAGGACGCCTTCGCCGTCGGCCTGACCTGCGGCGGCGAGATCACGGTGCTCGTGCGCCCGGTCACGCCCGGCCTCGACCCGTCGTTCGGGGCGGTCGCCCGGTCGGTCGCCGCGGGCGAGCCGGTGACGGTGGCCACGGTCACCGACGGCCCGGCGCCGCGCGGGGCGGCCCTCGCGGTCTGGCCGGACCGGACCTCGGGCACGCTGGGCACGGCCGGTCTGGACGCGGCGGTCACCGCCGACGCGCGCGGTGAGCTCGCCCTCGGCGTCACGGGCGTACGGCACTACGGGCCGCGCGGGCAGCGGCGCGAGGACGCCGTCCCGGTGTTCCTGCACTCCTTCGCGCCGCCGCCGCGCATGCTGGTGTTCGGCGCGATCGACTACGCGGCCGCCGTGGCCCGGATCGGCGACTTCCTCGGCTACCGGGTCACGGTGTGCGACGCCCGCCCGCTCTTCGCCACGGCGAAGCGGTTCCCGCCGGGCGTGGAGGTGGTCGTGGACTGGCCGCACCGGTACCTGCGCGGCACGGACAGCGACGGGCGCACCGTGATCTGCGTGCTGACCCACGACCCGAAGTTCGACGTGCCGCTGCTGGAGGTGGCGCTGCGCCGGCCGGCCGCCTACATCGGGGCGATGGGCAGCCGCCGTACCCATGACGAACGCCGTGCACGGCTGGTCGAGGCCGGGCTCACCGACCGTGAGCTGGCCCGGCTGCGCTCACCGGTCGGGCTGGACCTGGGGGCCCGTACGCCCGAGGAGGTGGCCGTGTCGGTGGCCGCCGAGATCGTCGCGCTGCGGTGGGGCGGCAGCGGCGCTCCGCTGACGGCGACGGCGGGGGCGATCCACCAGCGACAGCGGGAGTCCACCGCGTGA